The Elgaria multicarinata webbii isolate HBS135686 ecotype San Diego chromosome 1, rElgMul1.1.pri, whole genome shotgun sequence genome has a window encoding:
- the SLC26A8 gene encoding LOW QUALITY PROTEIN: testis anion transporter 1 (The sequence of the model RefSeq protein was modified relative to this genomic sequence to represent the inferred CDS: deleted 1 base in 1 codon): MYQDQYDEMDPAVSIANERQPLRVTYNINRKVYNEEEFQKDHDQKLYSQSNKEPESTQTGRRIQCRFSCSRFRKLIVKMFPILNWLCSYRVTEWILGDIHAGINVGMVQIFQGLSGILLTGLPLPVINSFYSAFCCSLTYVIFGTSRHVSIGSFSILNAMVANFQNTLNLNIRSAGNASLANFSDETFMKNYMEALTYTASTTFLVGIIQLLLVFLGLGFVTTYVSESLMNAYLTAAALHVIISQLSFIFGIVIDFHSGPLAFFYNLVYYCMGLPKANSTSILLFLLSLLMLRISKCIKITYKHYPVEFPMELFLIIVFTILSSQTRLYAESSKGVFTMAPDRFLHPTLPDFSKLNKIVLHASSLAIVSYFLLIFVGKKYANIHNYHLRHTQDLMAIGLCNVFSSLFKNFAVSCAMSTTVVQEKTGGKTQLAALIGVSLMLVAVLKLGYFFQFLPNAVLAAIVLVNMFPFLEKFMDVPFLWRQDKYDFGIWIVTFLAVICLGLDIGLGIAMGFAFFIISVRSHRMKMLTLGQIPNTNIYRSFSDYHEAIEIQGVKIFQCCASISSANMKHFKAYILQKMDMKAVPLDEHEMRALISVSMSSMRGQNKDLNCACVCDPPEALPRVPYTEKLLRRVHTANESFSSSSLALVRWTRNENRYPSDTQCIQIPTARERATGHDCVKRREDLNKLWHCSDPPLTRSTTQLYPPDGESAIYMIHTIILDFSMVHFVDLQASYLLRELCHVFQNIGITVLIAACHPTVIKTFEKQDFFDQCVTKARFFPTLHDAMLFAVEPDLLQETVQFERNNTLSEHEELLAEVYLDDQKDQRSQQSGRNPQFDRRSQLSNGIRDTTSVRAIQSETFIDEPISDLFRTFSLQSDVEGVPHHELETSPLEENEGVQDWEKKGKYTSDP; this comes from the exons ATGTATCAG GACCAGTATGATGAAATGGACCCAGCTGTTAGCATTGCCAATGAGAGACAGCCACTAAGGGTGACATACAACATCAACAGAAAAGTGTACAATGAAGAAGAATTCCAAAAAGATCATGACCAAAAGCTTTATTCCCAATCCAACAAAGAGCCTGAGAGTACTCAGACTGGACGAAGAATCCAATGCAG GTTCTCGTGTTCACGCTTCAGGAAGTTAATCGTTAAGATGTTTCCCATTCTAAACTGGCTTTGTTCATATCGTGTCACAGAATGGATTCTAGGAGACATACATGCTGGCATAAATGTAGGCATGGTTCAGATTTTTCAAG gACTATCAGGAATATTATTAACTGGATTACCACTACCAGTTATTAACAGTTTTTACTCTGCTTTTTGCTGCTCTTTAACATATGTCATATTTGGAACTTCACGCCATGTGTCCATTG GTTCTTTCAGTATTCTAAATGCAATGGTGGCAAACTTTCAAAACACACTTAATCTCAACATTAGATCAGCAGGGAATGCCAGTCTGGCCAACTTCTCCGATGAAACTTTTATGAAGAATTATATGGAAGCATTAACTTATACTGCATCTACAACATTTTTGGTTGGGATTATTCAG CTGCTTTTAGTCTTTCTCGGCTTGGGATTTGTCACAACATATGTATCGGAAAGTCTCATGAATGCTTATCTCAcggcagctgctttgcatgttaTTATATCCCAGCTCTCCTTCATCTTTGGAATTGTGATTGACTTTCATTCCGGCCCTTTGGCATTTTTTTAT AACTTGGTATATTACTGCATGGGTCTTCCCAAAGCTAATTCCACCAGTATACTACTGTTCTTGCTTTCTTTACTAATGTTGAGGATCAGTAAATGCATTAAGATAACGTACAAACACTATCCTGTTGAGTTTCCTATGGAGCTTTTTTTG ATTATTGTATTCACCATACTTTCTAGCCAAACACGTCTGTATGCTGAATCCAGTAAAGGAGTGTTTACAATGGCCCCTGACAG gTTTCTGCATCCTACATTACCTGACTTTTCGAAATTAAACAAGATTGTATTACATGCTTCATCCCTGGCAATAGTGAGCTATTTCCTTCTCATTTTTGTGGGCAAGAAGTATGCAAATATTCACAACTATCACTTAAGACATACCCAG GATTTAATGGCCATTGGGCTATGCAATGTCttcagttcactttttaaaaattttgctGTCAGCTGTGCTATGTCTACAACTGTTGTTCAGGAGAAGACGGGTGGAAAAACTCAG CTTGCAGCTCTGATTGGAGTTTCCTTAATGCTGGTGGCTGTGCTAAAATTGGGCTATTTCTTCCAGTTCCTTCCTAAT GCTGTTTTGGCAGCGATTGTACTGGTCAACATGTTCCCATTTCTTGAAAAATTTATGGATGTCCCTTTCTTGTGGAGGCAGGACAAATATGATTTT GGAATTTGGATTGTGACCTTTCTGGCTGTAATCTGTCTGGGTCTGGATATTGGCTTGGGAATTGCTAtgggatttgcctttttcataatAAGTGTCAGGTCACACAG AATGAAGATGTTGACATTGGGTCAGATTCCAAACACCAATATTTATCGCAGTTTTTCTGACTACCATGAG gCCATAGAAATTCAGGGTGTGAAAATATTCCAGTGCTGTGCCTCCATTTCATCTGCAAATATGAAACATTTCAAAGCCTACATTTTACAAAAG ATGGACATGAAGGCAGTCCCTCTTGATGAACATGAAATGAGAGCTTTGATCTCAGTCAGTATGTCTAGTATGAGAGGACAGAACAAGGATTTAAACTGTGCCTGTGTTTGCGACCCCCCTGAAGCATTACCTAGG GTACCTTATACAGAGAAACTTCTAAGGCGTGTTCACACAGCTAATGAGtcattctcttcttcttctttggcctTGGTACGTTGGACAAGAAATGAGAATAGATACCCTTCCGATACTCAATGCATTCAAATCCCAACTGCCAGAGAAAGGGCAACAGGACATGACTGTGTAAAAAGGAGAGAAGATCTAAACAAATTATGGCATTGCTCAGACCCTCCTTTAACAAGATCCACAACTCAGTTGTATCCACCAGATGGAGAGTCTGCAATATACATGATTCACACCATTATTTTAGACTTCAGCATGGTGCACTTCGTTGATTTACAGGCTTCTTATTTATTACGGGAG CTCTGTCATGTGTTTCAGAATATTGGTATCACAGTCCTCATAGCTGCCTGTCATC CCACTGTAATAAAGACCTTTGAAAAACAAGATTTTTTTGACCAGTGTGTTACTAAAGCACGGTTCTTTCCAACGCTACATGATGCAATGCTCTTTGCCGTGGAGCCAGATCTCTTGCAAGAGACTGTGCAGTTTGAACGCAATAATACACTGTCTGAACATGAGGAACTGTTAGCTGAAGTGTATTTAGATGACCAAAAG